ACGAGGGCGGGTCGCGCTCGAACGAATTGCCGGCGTCGGGATCGAGATCCTTGATCAGCACGGTGCCGTTGGCACTGCCGTCGCTCTTCCACAGCTCTGGGCCGATAGTGCCGTCGTCGCCCGCGAACAGAAGCGTACCATTCGCGTTCGTTAGACCCGACATATATGCTGCATTCGAGGTGCCGATCGCCTTCACCAGCACAGTGCCATTGGCGGTGCCATTGGTCTTCCACAGCTGGCCGTAGCCGCTGCTACAGTCGCTGGCGCCAAAAAAGATCGTGCCGTTCACGTCGGTCAACGCGGCGGCTCCACTGCCATTTGGGCCGGGGCAGATGTCTTTGAGCAACGCCGTTCCGGCCGGCGTACCATCGCTCTTCCACAGCTCGAGGCCAGTTGCGCTATCGGCTACATTGAAGTAAAGCGCGCCATTCAGGCTCTGAGTAGGTGGTGCAGTCACAATACTAGCGTCGAACTCTTTAATCAAGGCAGTGCCGGCAGTCGTGCCGTCGCTCTTCCACAGGCCGGGCACATCGGCGCCGAGATCCACGTAGCGTTTCGCCCCAAACACCAGCGCGCCATTCAGCCCGGTTAGCCCAGTTGGAAAGCGAATGCCCGGCGGGAGATCGACCGGAATGGTACCGTTGGTGGAGCCGTCGCTTTTCCACAGGCCACCATTGCCATTATTGGGGGCCACAAAGTACAGGGTATTACCAACGGCGGTTAGATCGGATGGGTACGAACCCACCGCGCCCGGCACGATATCTTTGACCAGCACCGTGCCGTTGGTGGTGCCGTCGCTCTTCCACAGCTCGACACCGGTGCTTGCGTCGCCGGCAGCCATGAACAGCAGCCCGTTCGCGGCGACGAGCCCGGCCAGCGAGGCGCCAACCTGCTTCACCAGCACCGTGCCATTGGCAGTGCCATCGCTCTTCCACAGGTCGTAGGTACCGCTGTTCACCGGGCTAGACGCCAGAAAATACAGCGCGCCGTTGAATACGCGCAGATCGGCGATCCAGGTGCCGGCCAACGTGGGATTCACGGTTTTTACCAGTACCGTGCCGCTATTGGTGCCGTTGCTCTTCCACAGCCCAGATGGACCAGCCGGCCGGCCGGCGACGAAAAACAGCGTGCCGTTGAAGTTGGTCAACTGGCTTGTTAGCGAAGAGTCCGGCCCCGGCACGATATCCTTGAGCAACATGGTGCCATTGGCAGTGCGATCGGTTTTCCACAGCTCACTGCCGGTACTGTCAAGCTGCGCGGTGAAATAGGTGGTCGTGCCAATCGTCAGAAACCCATCCGGCAGCGAGCCAAAATACTCGCGGTTCTGCCCGGTGTTGATGTCCTTTACCAGGCTAGCCGGGCCAGCGGCTGCATTAGCGGCGGGTGGGGCCGCGAGCGGCCCGTTGATCAGGGTGCCGCTTAGCACCAGGCCAAGCAGCGTTATGAGCAGGAGCGTGCGTCTGAGTGAGCGCATCATCGTCGAGTCCTTTGTCTCAGCAGGCCACATCAGGGTGTGCCTATTTGTTCTTCTGTCTTCGGTTTTTATGCTCTGCGCGCGCAAAAACCGATCTGCCCAAGGCAGAAATTGCGGAAGCGCAGGCCACCGCGTAGCTCGTGTATATGCATGACATTGCGCAAGAAGTGTAGGAGCCACCGACAGGGTCAGGTACGACGAGGCTCCGAGAGGAATTCGGCGAGGATCGGCCAGGGTTGGGCTGGCGGCTATGGCGCGCGGTGGCGCGATTGACCGAGATGCGGGGAACAAAAAAGGAAAGGCCCCGCCTTTCCCATCACTGCGTCACACTTCCCCGCCCCGGTATGCTTGGGCAAGCCAATTATCGCACAACCGCCCGCCGGTTTCAATTACAGATCGTTCACGTGCGCGCCAGCACAATCGCGTACATATTCGCGATCGTGCGCACGCGGCCTGCTTCAACATACACACCGAAGTGCTCGCGGCAGCGCGCCGGGGCATCGATCAGCCACTGCTCGAGCGCGGCCTGCTCGGCGGCGGGCATGCGCATGCGCGCCACCCAGTCGGCAAAGTCGAAGCGCTTGGCTGCCAGCGCGTCGGTATGCTCAACGCGCATGCCGGCCGCTTCAACCCAGCCACACCACTCGGCCAGCGTATGTGCGCGCACATGGCTGGGGTCGCGCCACTGCTCGAAGCGGTTCATGAACGCGTCGAGCTCGGCATCCTCGGGGGCCATGGTGTCGTTCAGCACGAACAGGCCGCCAGGCCGCAGCACCCGCGCCACCTCGCGCACGTATTGGCGCGGGTTGGGGAAGTGGTGCGGCGCGATCCGCGTGGTGACAATGTCGAAGCTGGCGGCGGCGAACGGCAGCGCCTCGGCGTCGGCCGGCTCGTAGCGCACGTTGGTGGCGCCCTGGCTGCGGAGGAACGCCGCCGCCGCCGCCAGCATGGCCGGCGTCAGGTCGCTCGCAACCACCGCGCGCACGCGCGGCGCGAAGGCCAGCGCGGTGTGCCCGCCGCCGGTGGCAATGTCGAGCAGCAGCTGGTCGCCGCGTGGCTGCGCCAGCTCGAGCATGCGCGCCAGGTCGTCGCCGCGCGCGTGGGTCGAGCTGGTGACATAGCTCTGGGCCACTGCGCCGAACTGGTTCTGGGCACGCTGCTTGATCTCGTGGTCGCTCATGGCTGCCTCCCGCCTGCGGGCGAGGGTGCGCCACCGCACCCCGCTCGATGTATGCTAGTCACTGCCGGCATTGCCTGGTACGCTCCAAAGACAGTATAGCGCCGCGCCGGATTATAATTCAAACTGATAGCGCCAATGTGTATAATAGAAGTTGTCGATAATAACCATGGCCTGTTTGATGGCCCGCGTGGCACCGCATTCTGCCTTCGGCAAAGCGGTGCTTAATCCGGCTTTGCGCTTTGTGAGGGCAAAAACCGAACACAGCAGGCTACAACGCCGGCTGCGTAAGCCGTGCCAATAACAGGCCGAGAAGGCGAAATCAGCTATGGACATATCGAAGCTACGGATCTTCGCGACGGTGGCGAAGCTGGGCAACTTCACGCGCGCTGCCGAGCTGCTCTACCTGACGCAGCCGACCGTATCGCAGCAGATCGCCGCGCTCGAGGCCCAGCTCGGCACGCCGCTGATCGAGCGGCTGCCGCGCCGCCTGAAGCTGACTGCGGCCGGCGACGCGCTGCTGCCCTACGCCGAGCAGATCCTGGCGCTGGCCGACGCCGCCAGCGAGGCGGCGCGCGCTGCGGCCGGGCTGGCCGACCACACGCTGCGGCTGGGGGCCGGGCACACCCTGGCAACCTACCTGCTGCCCGATCTGCTCGGCAACTACCGCACACGCCATCCCGGCCGGGTGGTGCGGATCAGCGTCGGCAACACCACCGAGCTGCTCGCGCTGGTGGCCGCCGATGCGGTTGAGCTGGCGCTGG
The sequence above is drawn from the Candidatus Kouleothrix ribensis genome and encodes:
- a CDS encoding methyltransferase domain-containing protein, whose product is MSDHEIKQRAQNQFGAVAQSYVTSSTHARGDDLARMLELAQPRGDQLLLDIATGGGHTALAFAPRVRAVVASDLTPAMLAAAAAFLRSQGATNVRYEPADAEALPFAAASFDIVTTRIAPHHFPNPRQYVREVARVLRPGGLFVLNDTMAPEDAELDAFMNRFEQWRDPSHVRAHTLAEWCGWVEAAGMRVEHTDALAAKRFDFADWVARMRMPAAEQAALEQWLIDAPARCREHFGVYVEAGRVRTIANMYAIVLART